Genomic DNA from Nocardioides aquaticus:
GTGGTAGGAGGCGATGGTGTCCTCGTTGTGGATGGCGTTGACCAGCCGCTCGTAGGCGATGTGGAGCAGCGCGATCGCCGGGGCCTCGTAGATGCCGCGCGACTTCGCCTCGATGATCCGGTTCTCGATCTGGTCCGACATGCCGAGGCCGTGGCGGCCGCCGATCGCGTTGGCCTCCATCACCAGCTGGACCGCGTCGGGGAAGGTCCGCCCGTTGATGGCGACCGGGCGGCCGGCCTCGAAGCGCACCGTGACGTCCTCGGTCTCGATGGCCACCGAGGGGTCCCAGAACTTCACGCCCATGATCGGCTCGACGGTCTCCAGCGAGACGTCGAGGTGCTCGAGGGTCTTCGCCTCGTGGGTCGCGCCCCAGATGTTGGCGTCGGTCGAGTACGCCTTCTCCTTGCTGTCGCGGTAGGGCAGGTCGTGCTCGGTGAGCCACTGGCTCATCTCGTCGCGCCCGCCGAGCTCGGTGACGAAGTCGGCGTCGAGCCACGGCTTGTAGATCTGCAGCTCGGGGTTGGCCAGCAGGCCGTAGCGGTAGAACCGCTCGATGTCGTTGCCCTTGAACGTCGAGCCGTCGCCCCAGATGTCGACACCGTCCTCGTGCATCGCGCGGACCAGCATCGTGCCGGTCACCGCGCGGCCGAGTGGGGTGGTGTTGAAGTAGGCGCGGCCGCCGGAGCGGATGTGGAACGCGCCGCAGGCGATCGCCGCCAGGCCCTCCTCGACCAGCTGGGTCCGGCAGTCGACGGCGCGGGCGATCTCGGCGCCGTAGAGCAGCGCACGGTCGGGGACCCCGGAGATGTCGGGCTCGTCGTACTGGCCGATGTCGGCGGTGTAGGTGCACGGCACGGCACCCTTCTCGCGCATCCAGGCCACGGCGACCGAGGTGTCGAGGCCTCCGGAGAACGCGATCCCGACGCGCTTGCCGGTCGGGAGGGAGGTCAGAACCTTGCTCACTTTAGTTAGCCGTCCTTCGTGGGGTGGGGGTCTCGGGCGGGGTGTGGAGGGGGTCGGTCGGGTCGGGGTGGGCCAGGTCGAGGAACCGTCGGGCGAGGTCGTCGCCGCCCTGCGGGTCCCGCCCGATGACCAGCACGGTGTCGTCGCCGGCGATGGTGCCGAGCACCTCGGGCAGCTCGGCGCGGTCGAAGGCGGAGGCCAGGAACTGCGCCGCGCCCGGCGGGGTGCGCAGCACCACGAGGTTGGCGCTGGCCTCGGCGCTGACCAGCAGCTCCCCGCACAGCCGGGCCAGCCGGGCCGCCGAGGCCGCGGACTCGGACGGCAGCGACGGTCGGCGGTCGCCGCCCTCGGCCGGGACTGCGTAGACCAGCGACCCGGCCGGGGTGCGGACCTTGAGAGCGTCGAGCTCGACGAGGTCGCGCGACAGCGTCGCCTGGGTGACGTGGACGCCGGACTCGGCCAGCAGCGCGGCCAGGTCGGCCTGGGACCGCACCTCGTGGTGGGTGACCAGGTCGATGATCCGCTGGTGGCGGGCGTTCTTGGTGGTGGGGCGCAGGGCCGACTCGGTCATGACGCCGCCAGCCCGGAGCGGGTCACGAGCCAGGCCAACACGGCCTTCTGGGCGTGCCGGCGGTTCTCCGCCTCGTCCCAGACCAGGCTGCGCGGGCCGTCCAGCACCTCGGCGTCGATCTCCTTGCCGCGGTAGGCCGGCAGGCAGTGCAGCACCACGGCGCGCTCGGCGGCGTGGGAGAGCAGGTCGGCGGTGAGCCGGTGCCCGCCGAAGACCTTCTCGCGGGCCACCGACTCCGACTCCCGACCCATGGAGACCCAGGTGTCGGTGACGACGACGTCGGCCCCGGTGACCGCGGCCACGGGGTCGGCCACGGCGGCGACGCTGCCGCCCGTACGGGCCGCGATCGCACCGGCCCGGGCGAGCATCTGGTCCGTCGGGACGTAGCCGTCCGGGGCGCTGACCCGCACGTGCATGCCGGCGGTCGCACCGGCCAGCAGCCAGGAGCTGCCCATGTTGCAGGCGCCGTCGCCGACGAAGGCCACGCTCAGCCCGGCGAGGGTGCCGAACCGCTCCCGGACCGTGAGCAGGTCGGCGACCAGCTGGCAGGGGTGGAACTCGTCGGTGAGCGCGTTCACGACCGGGACGCCGGCGTGCTCGGCCATCGCGGCGAGGTCGTCCTGGGCGTAGGTGCGCCACACGATGGCGGTGACCTGCCGTCCGAGCACGCGGGCCACGTCGGGCACCGACTCGCGACGCCCGATCGCGGCCAGGGCACCGTCGATCAGCATCGGGTGCCCGCCGAGCTCGGCGATGCCCGCACCGAAGGAGACCTGGGTGCGCAGGGTCGGCTTGTCGAAGACCATCGCGACCGAGCGCGGGCCGGCCAGCGGCTTCGCGTCGTACGGCGCGGCCTTGAGCGCGGCGGCCAGGTCGAGCACCTCGGCCTGCTCGGCCGGGTCGAGGTCGTCGTCGGCGAGCAGGTGCCGCAGCCCGGGCCGGGGCGTGGTGGCGGGCGCGGCGGCGGGGGCGGCGACGCTCACGCCTGGGCCCCGTCGAGGATGTCGGGCCAGGCCGCCAGGAACGCCTCGGCGTCGGCCTCGGTGAGCACCAGCGGCGGCGCGAGACGGACCCGGTCCGGCGTGGTGGCGTTGACGATCCAGCCGCGCTCCTGCGCCGAGGCCACCACCTCGGGGGCCTTCTCGGTGCTCAGCGAGACGCCGATCAGCAGGCCCTCGCCGCGTACCTCGGTCACCCGGTCCTCGGCGGCGAGACCGGCCCGCAGGCGGCGGCCGACCCGGTCGGCGTGGGCCATCAGGTCGTCGCCCTCGATCGTGGCGATGACGGCCAGCGCGGCCGCGCAGGCCACCGGGTTGCCACCGAAGGTGGTGCCGTGGTTGCCGGGCTGGAGCAGGTCGGCGGCCGCGCCGGTCGCCACGCAGGCCCCGATCGGGAAGCCGCCGGCCAGGCCCTTGGCCACGGTCACCAGGTCGGGGCGCACGTGCGGGTCGCCGCCGATGCCGGGCAGGTGGTGGGCGAACCAGGCGCCGGGCCGGCCCATGCCGGACTGGATCTCGTCGAGCCACAGCAGCGCGCCGTGCTGCTCGGTCAGCGCCCGGGCGTGGGCCAGATAGCCCTCGGGCGCGACGTTGACGCCGGCCTCGCCCTGGATCGGCTCGAGCAGCACCGCGGCGGTCTCGTCGGAGACGGCGGCGTCCAGCGCGGCGCTGTCGCCGTACGGGACGAAGGTGACGTGGCCCGGGAGCGGCTCGAACGGCTCGCGGTAGGCCGCCTTGGAGGTGAGCGCGAGGGCGCCCATGGTGCGGCCGTGGAAGCCGTTCTCGGCCACCACGACGTGGGTGCGCCCGGTGCGCCGGGTGAGCTTGAAGGCGGCCTCGACGGCCTCGGTCCCGGAGTTGGCGAGGAAGACCTTGCCCTCCCCGGCGTCGACCAGGCGCAGCAGCGTCTCGGCCAGCTCGACCTGGGGGCCGGTGGTGAAGAAGTTGGAGACGTGCCCGAGCGTGCTCATCTGCTCGTGGACGGCCCCGACCAGCGCCGGGTGGGCGTGGCCGAGCGCGTTGACGGCGATCCCGCCGAGCAGGTCGACGTACTCCTTGCCGTCGGCGTCCCAGACGTGCGCGCCCTCGCCGCGCACCAGGGTCAGCTTGGGCGGGCCGAAGGTGTTCATCACCGCGTCGGCGTAGCGCGCGGTGAGGTCCTCGGTGGGCAGCGGCGGGGTTAGCGTCATCACGCCTCCTTCGGCTGGGGCTTGTGGCGGGCCTTGCGGTACTTCGTCTCGACGCCGGGCAGCACCTGGGTGCCGACTCCCTCGTCGGTGAACAGCTCGAGCAGGACCGCGTGCGGCTCACGGCCGTCGACGACGGTGGCGCGCGGGACGCCGTCACGCACCGCCAGGTGGCAGGCCGCCATCTTGGGGACCATGCCGCTGGCCAGCGTGGGGAGCAGGTCGTGCAGGTTCTCCGGGCTGATCTCGTAGATCAGGTCGTCGCTGGCCGGCCAGTCGCGGTAGAGGCCCTCGACGTCGGTGAGGACCAGCAGCTTCTCGGCGCCCAG
This window encodes:
- the argG gene encoding argininosuccinate synthase translates to MSKVLTSLPTGKRVGIAFSGGLDTSVAVAWMREKGAVPCTYTADIGQYDEPDISGVPDRALLYGAEIARAVDCRTQLVEEGLAAIACGAFHIRSGGRAYFNTTPLGRAVTGTMLVRAMHEDGVDIWGDGSTFKGNDIERFYRYGLLANPELQIYKPWLDADFVTELGGRDEMSQWLTEHDLPYRDSKEKAYSTDANIWGATHEAKTLEHLDVSLETVEPIMGVKFWDPSVAIETEDVTVRFEAGRPVAINGRTFPDAVQLVMEANAIGGRHGLGMSDQIENRIIEAKSRGIYEAPAIALLHIAYERLVNAIHNEDTIASYHDQGRQLGRLLYEGRWLDPQALMVRESIQRWIASLVTGEVTLRLRRGEDYTVLRTDGPAFSYHPDKLSMERTDNAAFGPVDRIGQLTMRNLDIADSRAKLELYAAQPLDQGQVLVENGTLYGELERGGAERISRNPAAEGDASDRWLDDVAMESGTD
- a CDS encoding arginine repressor, whose protein sequence is MTESALRPTTKNARHQRIIDLVTHHEVRSQADLAALLAESGVHVTQATLSRDLVELDALKVRTPAGSLVYAVPAEGGDRRPSLPSESAASAARLARLCGELLVSAEASANLVVLRTPPGAAQFLASAFDRAELPEVLGTIAGDDTVLVIGRDPQGGDDLARRFLDLAHPDPTDPLHTPPETPTPRRTAN
- the argF gene encoding ornithine carbamoyltransferase — translated: MSVAAPAAAPATTPRPGLRHLLADDDLDPAEQAEVLDLAAALKAAPYDAKPLAGPRSVAMVFDKPTLRTQVSFGAGIAELGGHPMLIDGALAAIGRRESVPDVARVLGRQVTAIVWRTYAQDDLAAMAEHAGVPVVNALTDEFHPCQLVADLLTVRERFGTLAGLSVAFVGDGACNMGSSWLLAGATAGMHVRVSAPDGYVPTDQMLARAGAIAARTGGSVAAVADPVAAVTGADVVVTDTWVSMGRESESVAREKVFGGHRLTADLLSHAAERAVVLHCLPAYRGKEIDAEVLDGPRSLVWDEAENRRHAQKAVLAWLVTRSGLAAS
- a CDS encoding acetylornithine transaminase, which produces MTLTPPLPTEDLTARYADAVMNTFGPPKLTLVRGEGAHVWDADGKEYVDLLGGIAVNALGHAHPALVGAVHEQMSTLGHVSNFFTTGPQVELAETLLRLVDAGEGKVFLANSGTEAVEAAFKLTRRTGRTHVVVAENGFHGRTMGALALTSKAAYREPFEPLPGHVTFVPYGDSAALDAAVSDETAAVLLEPIQGEAGVNVAPEGYLAHARALTEQHGALLWLDEIQSGMGRPGAWFAHHLPGIGGDPHVRPDLVTVAKGLAGGFPIGACVATGAAADLLQPGNHGTTFGGNPVACAAALAVIATIEGDDLMAHADRVGRRLRAGLAAEDRVTEVRGEGLLIGVSLSTEKAPEVVASAQERGWIVNATTPDRVRLAPPLVLTEADAEAFLAAWPDILDGAQA